The following are from one region of the Amycolatopsis sp. QT-25 genome:
- a CDS encoding ABC transporter substrate-binding protein, whose protein sequence is MGKRMSASRRGRSPGRAGSLLGATALTVGLLAGCGSDTGLKINVYYAPEDNFQSVVDDCTKASGGRYEVVYHKLPRGADGQREQMVRRLAAGDDSLDVLGLDVTWVSEFAEAGWVDEWTGEAKAEATAGVLPGPLETAMWNGKLYAATKNTNVQLLWYDDRLTPAPPKTWDELIRQAQALKAQGKPANVVFTGAQYEGLVVIYNTLVESAGGRILSDDGKSVVMDEGAVKALEMLKKITTAGITDPSLTNMKEDDVRQAFQRGNAAFELNWPFVYASYAKEKPGDLSHFKWTTYPQFEAGKPAKTTIGGYDLAVSSTSKHKAEAYEVALCLRNEKNQKFSALKDGVPPTIESLYTDTVPLDATAGVSDDNPSMDTKYPMRETILDALKDAAVRPLTPAYQNASTVLSKVLSPPSGIDPQKTAEKLKEQLADALQSKGVIP, encoded by the coding sequence ATGGGGAAGAGGATGAGCGCGAGCCGGAGGGGCCGCTCACCAGGCCGCGCCGGCTCGCTACTCGGCGCGACCGCGCTGACGGTCGGTCTGCTGGCGGGCTGTGGTTCGGACACCGGACTCAAGATCAACGTCTACTACGCGCCGGAAGACAACTTCCAGTCCGTTGTGGACGATTGCACCAAGGCGTCGGGCGGCCGGTACGAGGTCGTTTACCACAAACTGCCGCGAGGAGCCGACGGTCAGCGCGAGCAGATGGTGCGCCGCCTGGCCGCCGGCGATGATTCGCTCGACGTACTGGGGCTGGACGTCACCTGGGTCTCCGAGTTCGCCGAGGCGGGCTGGGTCGACGAATGGACGGGTGAGGCCAAGGCCGAGGCGACCGCCGGCGTGCTGCCGGGGCCGCTCGAAACCGCCATGTGGAACGGAAAGCTCTACGCGGCGACCAAGAACACGAACGTCCAATTGCTCTGGTACGACGACAGGCTGACCCCGGCGCCGCCGAAGACCTGGGACGAGCTGATCCGGCAGGCCCAGGCGCTCAAGGCGCAGGGCAAACCGGCGAACGTCGTGTTCACCGGCGCGCAATACGAAGGCCTCGTCGTCATCTACAACACGCTCGTCGAATCGGCGGGCGGCAGGATCCTCTCCGACGACGGCAAGTCCGTCGTGATGGACGAGGGCGCGGTCAAGGCGCTGGAGATGCTCAAGAAGATCACCACGGCCGGGATCACGGACCCGTCGCTGACGAACATGAAGGAGGACGACGTCCGCCAGGCGTTCCAGCGTGGCAACGCCGCCTTCGAGCTGAACTGGCCGTTCGTGTACGCCTCCTACGCCAAGGAGAAGCCCGGCGACCTGAGCCACTTCAAGTGGACCACTTATCCGCAGTTCGAGGCGGGCAAACCCGCCAAGACCACGATCGGTGGCTACGACCTGGCGGTCAGCTCGACTTCGAAGCACAAGGCCGAGGCCTACGAGGTCGCGCTGTGCCTGCGCAACGAGAAGAACCAGAAGTTCTCCGCGCTCAAGGACGGTGTCCCGCCGACGATCGAGTCGCTCTACACCGACACGGTCCCGCTCGACGCCACTGCCGGCGTGAGCGACGACAACCCGAGCATGGACACGAAGTACCCGATGCGGGAAACGATCCTGGACGCGCTCAAGGACGCGGCGGTGCGCCCGCTGACTCCGGCGTACCAGAACGCCTCGACCGTGTTGTCGAAGGTGCTTTCCCCGCCTTCCGGCATCGATCCGCAGAAGACGGCGGAGAAGCTGAAGGAACAGCTCGCCGACGCGCTCCAGTCGAAGGGGGTGATCCCGTGA
- a CDS encoding aminoglycoside phosphotransferase family protein: MTGFKIPPRFLDRAAGLGPGAAEWLDSLPFLAEKYTAKWQLDYDGEAMHGFVGVAQPVRRADGSPAILKLGWPHEESGDEPLALSTWAGQGAVLMYDNVPEDGVLLLERLDATRSLETEPIRQAVETVGAIARRLAVPAPETLRRSLREEAAELVTELPASWSELGEPFDREYVDAAVEVCVHLGPEAGELMVNEDLHFENVLAGDREPWLVIDPKPLSGDLEFGAISILWNRANESTMDEKIAWFAEAAEVDAERTRAWTLVRAVRNWIWLHEDLAEGASPETIAEDPAYAAVPAIAAWALP; the protein is encoded by the coding sequence GTGACCGGTTTCAAGATCCCGCCCAGATTCCTCGATCGCGCCGCCGGACTCGGCCCCGGAGCCGCCGAATGGCTCGACTCGCTGCCGTTCCTCGCCGAGAAGTACACCGCCAAGTGGCAGCTCGACTACGACGGCGAGGCCATGCACGGTTTCGTCGGCGTCGCGCAGCCCGTGCGCCGCGCGGACGGCTCCCCCGCCATCCTCAAACTCGGCTGGCCGCACGAGGAATCCGGCGACGAACCGCTGGCACTGTCCACTTGGGCCGGTCAGGGCGCGGTTCTGATGTACGACAACGTGCCCGAGGACGGCGTGCTGCTCCTGGAGCGGCTCGACGCCACCCGGTCGCTGGAAACGGAGCCGATCCGGCAGGCCGTCGAGACGGTCGGCGCGATCGCGCGACGGTTGGCCGTCCCCGCTCCCGAAACGCTGCGGCGCTCCCTTCGCGAGGAAGCCGCGGAGCTGGTCACCGAACTCCCGGCGTCCTGGAGCGAACTGGGTGAACCGTTCGACCGCGAGTACGTCGACGCGGCCGTGGAAGTCTGCGTGCACCTCGGCCCGGAAGCCGGTGAGCTGATGGTGAACGAGGACCTGCACTTCGAGAACGTCCTCGCCGGGGACCGCGAACCGTGGCTGGTGATCGACCCGAAGCCACTTTCGGGGGATCTCGAGTTCGGCGCGATCTCGATCCTCTGGAACCGGGCGAACGAGTCCACAATGGACGAGAAGATCGCGTGGTTCGCCGAGGCGGCCGAAGTGGACGCCGAACGCACACGCGCGTGGACGCTCGTCCGCGCGGTGCGGAATTGGATCTGGCTCCACGAGGACCTCGCCGAAGGCGCGTCGCCCGAGACCATCGCCGAAGACCCGGCCTACGCCGCCGTTCCCGCAATCGCCGCCTGGGCATTGCCCTGA
- a CDS encoding CBS domain-containing protein, which yields MAAVNRVFAAQLAGLPVFGPDGESIGKVRDVVAGLRLDQQPPRILGIVVELTTRRRVFVPMLRVTSIEPSAVTLATGSVNMRRFHQRPNEVLVVGQLFDAYATLTGSDTRVTVVDAGMEPTRTRDWVLAKLAIRERSSRLGLGKRRTPMQVLPWSEVSGLGLTDLTGQTQGAAQLLMLFDTMRAADIAATVRDLPLKRRHEVADAMDDEHLADVIEELPEDDQKELMSYLAEERAADILEAMNPDDAADLLAELAPADQNRFLELMEPEESAPVKRLLEYSSDTAGGLMTPEPVVLTPDATVAEALAHIRNADLPAALASMVFVSRPPTETPTGRFVGVVHFQRLLREPPAEMVASTVDTQLPALRPNATLSEVTRYFAAYNLTCGPVVDAEHHLLGAVTVDDVLDHLLPEDWRETGLHDSTGETTEESEEAERA from the coding sequence ATGGCAGCCGTGAACAGGGTATTCGCAGCTCAACTGGCCGGTTTGCCGGTTTTCGGACCCGATGGCGAATCGATCGGGAAGGTGCGGGACGTGGTGGCCGGCCTGCGTTTGGATCAGCAGCCACCGCGGATCCTGGGCATCGTGGTCGAACTGACGACCAGGCGCCGGGTGTTCGTGCCGATGTTGCGGGTGACCTCGATCGAGCCCAGCGCGGTCACCCTCGCCACCGGATCGGTGAACATGCGGCGCTTCCATCAGCGGCCCAACGAGGTACTGGTGGTCGGGCAGCTTTTCGACGCGTACGCGACGCTCACGGGCTCGGACACCCGCGTCACCGTCGTCGACGCCGGCATGGAGCCGACGCGAACGCGGGACTGGGTGCTCGCGAAACTCGCGATCCGCGAACGGTCGAGCAGACTCGGCCTGGGCAAGCGGCGCACGCCGATGCAGGTGCTGCCGTGGTCGGAGGTGTCCGGACTGGGGCTCACCGACCTGACCGGCCAGACCCAGGGCGCGGCGCAGCTGCTGATGCTGTTCGACACCATGCGCGCGGCCGACATCGCCGCCACGGTCCGTGATCTGCCGCTGAAACGGCGGCATGAGGTGGCCGACGCGATGGACGACGAGCACCTCGCCGACGTGATCGAGGAGCTTCCCGAGGACGACCAGAAGGAACTGATGTCCTACCTCGCCGAGGAACGGGCTGCCGACATCCTCGAAGCGATGAACCCCGACGACGCCGCCGACCTGCTGGCCGAACTGGCGCCCGCCGACCAGAACCGGTTCCTGGAACTGATGGAACCCGAGGAATCGGCGCCGGTGAAACGGCTGCTGGAGTACTCCTCCGACACCGCGGGCGGGCTGATGACCCCCGAACCGGTGGTGCTGACGCCGGACGCCACGGTCGCGGAGGCGCTCGCGCACATCCGCAACGCCGACCTCCCGGCGGCGCTGGCGAGCATGGTGTTCGTCAGCCGTCCGCCGACGGAGACGCCGACGGGCCGCTTCGTCGGTGTCGTGCACTTCCAGCGGCTGTTGCGCGAACCACCCGCGGAGATGGTGGCGAGCACCGTGGACACCCAGTTGCCCGCGCTGCGGCCGAACGCGACCTTGTCCGAGGTCACCCGCTACTTCGCCGCCTACAACCTCACCTGCGGGCCGGTGGTGGACGCCGAGCACCACCTGCTCGGCGCGGTCACCGTCGACGACGTGCTCGACCACCTGCTGCCGGAGGACTGGCGCGAGACCGGGCTGCACGACAGCACCGGCGAGACCACCGAAGAGAGCGAGGAGGCCGAACGTGCCTGA
- a CDS encoding general stress protein, translated as MSAPFGGSGRAADGLPRLPTPPSGWPIGSYATYGEAQHAVDYLAEKEFGVTDVTIVGVDLMLVERVLGKLSWGRALGTGAVSGAWFGLIIGLLLGMFDNRGFAWQPMIGGLVLGVLAWTVFAAISYGMSRRDFSSASQLVAGRYDVLCRPRSAERGRELLAQLALGGPPTR; from the coding sequence GTGAGTGCTCCCTTTGGCGGAAGCGGCCGGGCCGCGGATGGGCTGCCCAGGCTGCCGACCCCGCCTTCCGGCTGGCCGATCGGCTCCTACGCGACGTATGGCGAAGCGCAGCACGCCGTCGACTATCTCGCGGAGAAGGAGTTCGGGGTCACCGACGTGACCATCGTCGGTGTCGACCTGATGCTCGTCGAGCGTGTCCTCGGCAAGCTGAGCTGGGGCCGGGCGCTGGGCACCGGCGCGGTCTCGGGCGCGTGGTTCGGGCTGATCATCGGGCTGCTGCTGGGCATGTTCGACAACCGGGGGTTCGCGTGGCAGCCCATGATCGGCGGGCTCGTGCTCGGCGTCCTGGCTTGGACGGTCTTCGCGGCGATCAGCTACGGCATGTCCCGTCGCGACTTCTCCTCCGCGAGCCAGCTGGTCGCCGGCCGCTACGACGTGCTCTGCCGGCCGCGTTCGGCCGAACGCGGCCGCGAACTGCTCGCCCAGCTCGCGTTGGGCGGCCCTCCCACCAGGTGA
- a CDS encoding slipin family protein has protein sequence MVVEILSAVAVAGGAWFAAGLRVVKQYERGLVFRFGRVRPNIRQPGLALLVPFADRLQKVNMQIVTMPIPAQDGITRDNVTVRVDAVVYFKVIDPVLAAVNVQDYRSAVGQVAQTSLRSIIGKSDLDDLLSNRERLNEGLELMIDSPALDWGIHIDRVEIKDVALPESMKRSMSRQAEAERERRARVISADGELQASYKLSQAAATMADTPAALQLRLLETVVQVSAEKNSTLVLPFPVELLRFLDANTPKREAPPAQGDGEVAPAPREPDDAEQHPGVG, from the coding sequence ATGGTGGTGGAGATTCTCAGTGCGGTCGCCGTCGCGGGCGGTGCTTGGTTCGCGGCCGGCCTTCGCGTGGTGAAACAGTACGAACGCGGCCTCGTGTTCCGGTTCGGGCGGGTGCGCCCGAACATCCGGCAGCCGGGACTCGCGCTGCTGGTGCCGTTCGCGGACCGGCTGCAGAAGGTCAACATGCAGATCGTCACGATGCCGATCCCCGCACAGGACGGCATCACCCGCGACAACGTCACCGTGCGGGTGGACGCGGTGGTGTACTTCAAGGTGATCGACCCGGTGCTGGCCGCGGTCAACGTGCAGGACTACCGCTCGGCCGTCGGCCAGGTCGCGCAGACCTCGCTGCGGTCCATCATCGGCAAGAGCGACCTGGACGACCTGCTGTCCAACCGCGAACGGCTCAACGAGGGGCTGGAGCTGATGATCGACAGCCCGGCGCTGGACTGGGGTATCCACATCGACCGGGTCGAGATCAAGGACGTCGCGCTGCCGGAGTCGATGAAACGCTCGATGTCCCGCCAGGCCGAAGCCGAACGCGAACGACGCGCGCGGGTCATCTCGGCGGACGGGGAACTCCAGGCGTCGTACAAGCTCTCGCAGGCGGCCGCGACCATGGCCGACACCCCGGCGGCGCTGCAGTTGCGGCTGTTGGAGACCGTCGTGCAGGTCTCGGCGGAGAAGAACTCGACGCTCGTCCTGCCGTTCCCGGTGGAACTGCTGCGTTTCCTCGACGCGAACACGCCGAAGCGCGAGGCTCCTCCTGCGCAGGGCGACGGTGAGGTGGCGCCGGCGCCGCGCGAACCGGACGACGCGGAACAACACCCGGGTGTCGGCTGA
- a CDS encoding DUF1003 domain-containing protein: protein MPELTSGRRLDQPRGQGRFRLNLDPDTFGRLTERVARFLGTGKYLFWQTLTVIVWIVLNLVAVSLRWDPYPFILLNLAFSTQAAYAAPLILLAQNRQDDRDRVSLEEDRNRAEQTKADTEYLARELASLRIALGEVATRDFLRGELDRLREDLDAKPRKARPDRAATGT from the coding sequence GTGCCTGAACTGACGTCCGGTCGACGGCTCGACCAGCCCCGCGGCCAAGGCCGGTTCCGGCTGAACCTGGATCCGGACACCTTCGGCAGGCTCACCGAACGGGTCGCGCGGTTCCTCGGCACCGGCAAGTACCTGTTCTGGCAGACACTCACGGTCATCGTCTGGATCGTGCTGAACCTGGTGGCGGTCTCCCTGCGCTGGGACCCGTACCCGTTCATCCTGCTGAACCTGGCGTTCTCCACCCAGGCCGCCTACGCCGCGCCGCTCATCCTGCTGGCGCAGAACCGCCAGGACGACCGCGACCGCGTCTCGCTGGAGGAAGACCGGAACCGCGCCGAACAGACCAAGGCGGACACCGAATACCTCGCCCGGGAGCTGGCGTCGCTGCGGATCGCGCTCGGCGAGGTCGCCACCCGGGACTTCCTGCGGGGCGAACTCGACCGGCTCCGCGAAGATCTCGATGCCAAGCCGCGCAAGGCCAGACCCGACCGCGCCG
- a CDS encoding sugar ABC transporter permease has protein sequence MTVQEAAGSATASEPGKKKPALSEGKRAERRLGLWLCAPAAFVMIAVTGYPIIYSIWLSLQRYDLRFPAQREFVGLDNYISVLSNGYWWTAFGTTMGLTIVSVVIEFVLGMGLALIMHRTLVGRGLVRTVALIPYGIVTVVAAFSWYYAWTPDTGYLANLFFPDSAPLTQYWPSLAIIVLAEVWKTTPFMALLLMAGLALVPDDLLKAAAMDGATAWQRFTKVMLPVMKPAILVALLFRTLDAFRIFDNIFVLTNGAQDTSSVSMQTYNNLVKGLNLGIGSTMAVLIFITVAIIAFLFIKVFGTAAPGGADGASAKKRASAADNGGKR, from the coding sequence GTGACCGTGCAGGAAGCCGCCGGTTCGGCGACCGCGAGCGAACCGGGCAAGAAGAAGCCCGCGCTCAGTGAAGGCAAGCGGGCCGAGCGCAGACTCGGGCTCTGGCTGTGTGCCCCGGCGGCGTTCGTGATGATCGCCGTCACCGGATATCCGATCATCTACTCGATCTGGCTTTCGCTGCAGCGTTATGACCTCAGGTTTCCCGCGCAGCGGGAGTTCGTCGGCCTCGACAACTACATTTCGGTGCTGTCCAACGGTTACTGGTGGACGGCGTTCGGGACGACGATGGGCTTGACCATCGTTTCGGTGGTGATCGAGTTCGTCCTCGGCATGGGCCTGGCGCTGATCATGCACCGGACCCTGGTCGGACGGGGCCTCGTGCGGACGGTCGCCCTGATCCCGTACGGCATCGTGACGGTGGTCGCGGCGTTCTCCTGGTACTACGCCTGGACGCCGGACACGGGCTACCTGGCCAACCTGTTCTTCCCGGACAGCGCCCCGCTGACCCAATACTGGCCGTCGCTGGCGATCATCGTGCTGGCCGAGGTGTGGAAGACGACGCCGTTCATGGCACTGCTGCTGATGGCGGGGCTGGCGCTGGTGCCGGACGACCTGCTGAAGGCCGCGGCGATGGACGGCGCGACCGCGTGGCAGCGGTTCACCAAGGTGATGCTGCCGGTGATGAAACCGGCGATCCTGGTGGCGTTGCTGTTCCGCACCCTGGACGCGTTCCGCATCTTCGACAACATCTTCGTGCTCACCAACGGCGCGCAGGATACGTCGTCGGTGTCGATGCAGACCTACAACAACTTGGTCAAGGGCCTGAACCTCGGCATCGGGTCGACGATGGCGGTACTGATCTTCATCACGGTGGCGATCATCGCGTTCCTCTTCATCAAGGTGTTCGGCACGGCCGCGCCTGGCGGCGCTGATGGCGCCTCGGCGAAAAAGCGTGCTTCGGCGGCAGACAACGGGGGTAAGCGCTGA
- a CDS encoding DUF4190 domain-containing protein: protein MPVPDETYGQAIDPLTAEPVPPPFAAPPVPPVYAPAPLPVAYPSPRPYNPYAVVAPPRSQENGMAIAGLVCSIVGLCSCVTVIVGLILGHIGLAKANRGEAGGRGIALAAVIIAYVVIALYVGFGGTFIILGVRGELD, encoded by the coding sequence GTGCCGGTCCCGGACGAGACGTACGGGCAGGCCATCGACCCGCTGACCGCCGAGCCCGTTCCGCCGCCGTTCGCGGCTCCGCCGGTTCCTCCGGTGTATGCGCCCGCGCCGCTGCCGGTCGCGTATCCGTCGCCGCGGCCGTACAACCCGTACGCGGTGGTGGCGCCTCCGCGATCACAGGAAAACGGGATGGCGATCGCCGGACTGGTGTGCTCGATCGTCGGCCTCTGCTCGTGCGTCACCGTGATCGTCGGCCTGATCCTGGGACACATCGGGCTGGCGAAGGCGAATCGCGGCGAGGCGGGCGGACGCGGCATCGCGCTCGCGGCGGTGATCATCGCTTACGTCGTCATCGCGCTGTACGTCGGTTTCGGCGGGACCTTCATCATCCTCGGCGTGCGGGGCGAGCTGGATTAG
- a CDS encoding acyl-CoA dehydrogenase family protein: MARLAQTAGLTDVQSEILATVRQFVDKEIIPRAQELEHSDTYPADIVEGMKEMGLFGLTIPEEYGGLGESLLTYALVVEEIARGWMSVSGVINTHFIVAHMISRHGTPEQKQHFLPRMATGEVRGSFSMSEPDLGSDVAAIKTRARRTDDGYVIDGAKMWLTNGGSSTLVALLVKTDEGAEKAHQNLTTFLVEKPEGFGEVAPGLTIPGKIDKMGYKGVDTTEAVFDGYEIGADKVLGEAPGKGFAYMMDGVEVGRVNVAARACGIAIRAFELAVEYAQQRKTFGKAIAEHQAIAFKLAEMATKVEAAHLMMVNAARLKDSGERNDVEAGMAKLIASEYCAEVTQDSFRIHGGYGYSKEYEIERLMREAPFLLIGEGTSEIQKTIISRGLLREYKSRS; the protein is encoded by the coding sequence ATGGCTCGCCTCGCCCAGACCGCCGGTTTGACCGACGTGCAGTCCGAGATCCTGGCCACGGTCCGCCAGTTCGTGGACAAGGAGATCATCCCGCGCGCGCAGGAGCTCGAGCATTCCGACACCTATCCCGCCGACATCGTCGAGGGAATGAAGGAAATGGGGCTGTTCGGGCTCACCATCCCGGAGGAGTACGGCGGCCTCGGCGAATCGCTGCTGACCTACGCGCTCGTGGTCGAGGAGATCGCACGCGGCTGGATGAGCGTGTCGGGCGTGATCAACACGCACTTCATCGTGGCGCACATGATCTCCCGTCATGGGACGCCCGAGCAGAAGCAGCACTTCCTGCCGCGGATGGCGACCGGTGAGGTCCGCGGCTCGTTCTCGATGTCCGAGCCGGACCTCGGCTCCGACGTCGCCGCGATCAAGACCCGTGCCCGCAGGACCGACGACGGTTACGTCATCGACGGTGCGAAGATGTGGCTGACCAACGGCGGCAGCTCCACCCTGGTCGCGCTGCTCGTCAAGACCGACGAAGGCGCCGAGAAGGCGCACCAGAACCTCACCACGTTCCTGGTCGAGAAGCCCGAGGGCTTCGGCGAGGTCGCTCCCGGCCTCACCATCCCCGGCAAGATCGACAAAATGGGTTACAAGGGCGTCGACACCACCGAAGCCGTGTTCGACGGCTACGAGATCGGCGCGGACAAGGTCCTCGGCGAAGCGCCGGGCAAGGGTTTCGCGTACATGATGGACGGTGTCGAGGTCGGCCGGGTGAACGTCGCCGCGCGCGCCTGCGGCATCGCGATCCGCGCGTTCGAACTGGCCGTCGAGTACGCCCAGCAGCGCAAGACTTTCGGCAAGGCCATCGCCGAGCACCAGGCGATCGCGTTCAAACTCGCCGAGATGGCCACCAAGGTCGAGGCCGCGCACCTGATGATGGTCAACGCCGCCCGCCTCAAGGACTCCGGCGAACGCAACGACGTCGAAGCGGGCATGGCCAAGCTCATCGCCAGCGAGTACTGCGCCGAGGTCACCCAGGACTCGTTCCGCATCCACGGCGGCTACGGCTACTCCAAGGAATACGAGATCGAGCGGCTCATGCGCGAAGCGCCGTTCCTGCTCATCGGCGAAGGCACCAGTGAGATCCAGAAGACCATCATCAGCCGCGGTCTGCTCCGTGAGTACAAGTCCCGCTCCTGA
- the ugpC gene encoding sn-glycerol-3-phosphate ABC transporter ATP-binding protein UgpC has protein sequence MAEIVLEKVSKSYPDGALAVSEVDITIADGEFIILVGPSGCGKSTTLNMVAGLEDISSGELRIDGQRVNEKAPKDRDIAMVFQSYALYPHMSVRENMAFPLRLAKVDDRTVRTKVEQAAQILDLTGHLDRKPANLSGGQRQRVAMGRAIVRNPKAFLMDEPLSNLDAKLRGQMRTSVSKIQKQLGTTTLYVTHDQTEAMTLGDRVVVLRAGHVQQIGAPQFLYDNPANLFVAGFIGSPSMNFVSATLENGTARSALGDIPLTDRVRRLVEAADAPRQVIVGIRPEHFEDAALVDSAGRQGATFTAHVDVLESMGSEKFAHFSVEGEAASSSDLADLAADSGSSDVPGAESQIVARLSAASSAAENQNVELWFDADKIKLFDGGNGKNLTYTA, from the coding sequence ATGGCTGAAATCGTTCTCGAAAAAGTGTCCAAGTCCTACCCTGACGGCGCCCTCGCGGTGTCCGAAGTGGACATCACGATCGCCGACGGCGAGTTCATCATCCTGGTGGGTCCGTCGGGCTGCGGTAAGTCCACGACCCTGAACATGGTCGCGGGCCTGGAGGACATCTCGTCCGGTGAACTGCGTATCGACGGCCAGCGGGTCAACGAGAAGGCACCGAAAGACCGCGACATCGCGATGGTGTTCCAGTCCTACGCCCTGTACCCGCACATGAGCGTGCGGGAGAACATGGCGTTCCCGTTGCGGCTGGCCAAGGTCGACGACCGCACCGTGCGGACCAAGGTCGAGCAGGCGGCGCAGATCCTCGATCTGACCGGGCACCTGGACCGCAAACCGGCGAACCTGTCCGGCGGGCAGCGGCAGCGCGTCGCGATGGGGCGCGCGATCGTCCGTAATCCCAAAGCGTTCCTGATGGACGAGCCCCTGTCCAACCTGGACGCGAAACTCCGCGGCCAGATGCGGACCTCGGTGTCGAAGATCCAGAAACAGCTGGGCACGACGACGCTCTACGTCACCCACGACCAGACCGAGGCCATGACCCTCGGTGACCGGGTCGTCGTGCTGCGGGCGGGTCACGTGCAGCAGATCGGGGCACCGCAGTTCCTCTACGACAACCCGGCGAACCTGTTCGTGGCCGGGTTCATCGGCAGTCCGTCGATGAACTTCGTGTCGGCGACGCTGGAGAACGGCACCGCCCGCAGCGCACTGGGCGACATCCCGCTCACCGACCGCGTGCGGCGGCTGGTCGAAGCCGCCGACGCGCCGCGTCAGGTCATCGTCGGCATCCGTCCGGAGCACTTCGAGGACGCCGCGCTGGTGGATTCCGCCGGCCGTCAGGGGGCGACGTTCACCGCCCACGTCGACGTCCTCGAGTCGATGGGCTCGGAGAAGTTCGCGCACTTCTCGGTCGAAGGCGAGGCCGCGTCTTCGTCCGACCTCGCGGACCTCGCCGCCGACAGCGGCTCTTCGGACGTCCCGGGCGCCGAGTCGCAGATCGTGGCCCGCCTCTCGGCGGCGTCCTCGGCGGCGGAGAACCAGAACGTGGAACTGTGGTTCGACGCGGACAAGATCAAGTTGTTCGACGGGGGCAACGGCAAGAACCTGACCTACACCGCTTAG
- a CDS encoding carbohydrate ABC transporter permease, whose translation MAIGGAVTPGRKVKWGLVDVLVLVFALFPVLWVVSLSFKTKETLDDGNFIPSEWTWQNYADIFETTEFIRALVNSIGIAIIATVIAVVLGTMAAYAIARLEFPGKQVLVGMSLLIAMFPQVSLVTPLFNIERELGLFDTWPGLILPYITFALPLSIYTLSAFFREIPWELEKAAKMDGATPAQAFRKVIAPLAAPGVFTTAILVFIFCWNDFLFAISLTSTEASRTVPAALSFFTGSSQFEDPTGTISAAAVVITVPIILFVLFFQRRIVAGLTSGAVKG comes from the coding sequence ATGGCCATCGGTGGAGCGGTCACTCCCGGCCGCAAAGTCAAGTGGGGCCTCGTCGACGTCCTGGTCCTGGTGTTCGCGCTGTTCCCGGTGCTCTGGGTGGTCTCGCTGTCGTTCAAGACCAAGGAGACCCTGGACGACGGGAACTTCATCCCGTCGGAATGGACGTGGCAGAACTACGCGGACATCTTCGAGACCACGGAGTTCATCCGGGCACTGGTGAACTCGATCGGGATCGCGATCATCGCGACGGTGATCGCGGTCGTCCTCGGCACGATGGCGGCGTACGCGATCGCGCGGCTGGAGTTCCCCGGCAAGCAGGTGCTGGTCGGGATGTCACTGCTGATCGCGATGTTCCCGCAGGTGTCGCTGGTGACGCCGCTGTTCAACATCGAACGTGAGCTGGGGCTGTTCGACACCTGGCCGGGGTTGATCCTGCCGTACATCACGTTCGCACTGCCGCTGTCGATCTACACGCTTTCCGCGTTCTTCCGGGAAATCCCGTGGGAGCTGGAGAAGGCGGCGAAGATGGACGGTGCGACCCCGGCGCAGGCGTTCCGGAAGGTGATCGCGCCACTGGCGGCACCGGGGGTGTTCACCACCGCGATCCTGGTGTTCATCTTCTGCTGGAACGACTTCCTGTTCGCGATCTCGCTGACTTCGACCGAGGCCTCGCGTACGGTCCCGGCGGCGCTGTCGTTCTTCACCGGTTCCTCGCAGTTCGAAGACCCGACCGGGACGATCTCCGCGGCCGCCGTGGTGATCACCGTCCCGATCATCCTGTTCGTGTTGTTCTTCCAGCGTCGCATCGTGGCGGGGCTGACGTCCGGTGCGGTGAAGGGCTGA